In the Parashewanella tropica genome, TAGTAGCGAGGTTAAGCGAATAGCGGAGCCGTAGGGAAACCGAGTGTTAACTGCGCGAATAGTTGCTAGGTGTAGACCCGAAACCCGGTGATCTAGCCATGGGCAGGTTGAAGGTTGAGTAACATCAACTGGAGGACCGAACACACGTATGTTGAAAAATGCGGTGATGACTTGTGGCTGGGGGTGAAAGGCCAATCAAACCGGGAGATATCTGGTTCTCCTCGAAAGCTATTTAGGTAGCGCCTCGGACGAACACCTTTGGGGGTAGAGCACTGTTAAGGCTAGGGGGTCATCCCGACTTACCAACCCTTTGCAAACTCCGAATACCAAAGAGTGCTATCCGGGAGACACACGGCGGGTGCTAACGTCCGTCGTGGAAAGGGAAACAACCCAGACCGCCAGCTAAGGTCCCAAAGTGTATGTTAAGTGGGAAACGATGTGGGAAGGCTTAGACAGCTAGGAGGTTGGCTTAGAAGCAGCCACCCTTTAAAGAAAGCGTAATAGCTCACTAGTCGAGTCGGCCTGCGCGGAAGATGTAACGGGGCTAAACATACCACCGAAGCTGCGGGTTCAAGATTTATCTTGAGCGGTAGAGGAGCGTTCTGTAAGTGGAAGAAGCTGAAGGGGTAACCCACAGTGGACATATCAGAAGTGCGAATGCTGACATGAGTAACGATAAAGGGAGTGAAAAACTCCCTCGCCGAAAGACCAAGGGTTCCTGTCCAATGTTAATCAGGGCAGGGTGAGTCGACCCCTAAGGCGAGGCCGAAAGGCGTAGTCGATGGGAAACCGGTTAATATTCCGGTACTTCTTTTTACTGCGATGGAGGGACGGAGAAGGCTAGGCTATCCGGGCGTTGGTTGTCCCGGTTTAAGGCTGTAGGTTGGTGAATTAGGCAAATCCGGTTCGCTATAACTGAGAGCTGATGACGAGTGTCTACGGACATGAAGTAGTCGATGCCCTGCTTCCAGGAAAATCTTCTAAGCTTCAGGTAAAAAGGAATCGTACCCCAAACCGACACAGGTGGTTGGGTAGAGAATACCAAGGCGCTTGAGAGAACTCGGCTGAAGGAACTAGGCAAAATGGTACCGTAACTTCGGGAGAAGGTACGCTGCTGACGGTGATGGGACTTGCTCCCTAAGCTGTTGGCAGTCGCAGATACCAGGTGGCTGCAACTGTTTATCAAAAACACAGCACTGTGCAAAATCGCAAGATGACGTATACGGTGTGACGCCTGCCCGGTGCCGGAAGGTTAATTGATTGGGTTAGACTTAGGTCGAAGCTCATGATCGAAGCCCCGGTAAACGGCGGCCGTAACTATAACGGTCCTAAGGTAGCGAAATTCCTTGTCGGGTAAGTTCCGACCTGCACGAATGGCGTAATGATGGCCACGCTGTCTCCAGCCGAGACTCAGTGAAGTTGAAATTGCGGTGAAGATGCCGTATACCCGCGGCTAGACGGAAAGACCCCGTGAACCTTTACTATAGCTTGGCACTGAACATTGACCCTACATGTGTAGGATAGGTGGGAGGCTTTGAAGTGTTGTCGCCAGATAGCATGGAGCCATCCTTGAAATACCACCCTTGTAGTGTTGATGTTCTAACTCTGGCCCCTAATCGGGGTTGAGGACAGTGCCTGGTGGGTAGTTTGACTGGGGCGGTCTCCTCCCAAAGAGTAACGGAGGAGCACGAAGGTTAGCTAAACACGGTCGGACATCGTGTGGTTAGTGCAATGGCATAAGCTAGCTTAACTGCGAGACAGACACGTCGAGCAGGTACGAAAGTAGGTCATAGTGATCCGGTGGTTCTGAATGGAAGGGCCATCGCTCAACGGATAAAAGGTACTCCGGGGATAACAGGCTGATACCGCCCAAGAGTTCATATCGACGGCGGTGTTTGGCACCTCGATGTCGGCTCATCACATCCTGGGGCTGAAGTCGGTCCCAAGGGTATGGCTGTTCGCCATTTAAAGTGGTACGCGAGCTGGGTTCAGAACGTCGTGAGACAGTTCGGTCCCTATCTGCCGTGGGCGTTGGATGATTGAAGGGAGCTGCTCCTAGTACGAGAGGACCGGAGTGGACGAACCGCTGGTGTTCGGGTTGTATTGCCAAATGCATTGCCCGGTAGCTACGTTCGGAATCGATAACCGCTGAAAGCATCTAAGCGGGAAGCGAGCCCTGAGATGAGTCATCCCTAGACCTTAGAGGTCTCTAAAGAGCCGTCCGAGACCAGGACGTTGATAGGCAGGGTGTGTAAGCGTTGTGAGGCGTTGAGCTAACCTGTACTAATGACTCGTGAGGCTTAACCATACAACCCTAATGGGTTTTACTGAACTAAAAGTTCAGAGTAATTTGCTAAACCTTAGAAAGAATACAAAGCGCTTAATGAAGCGAGAACGTTGAGAAACACAAACAGCTTTCCGAATGTTAAATAACAGAATTTGTCTGGTGACAATAGAGCTGTGGTCCCACCTGAATCCATCCCGAACTCAGAAGTGAAACGCAGCCTCGCCGATGGTAGTGTGGGGTTTCCCCATGTGAGAGTAGGTCATTGCCAGACGCCAATTTTGAATACACTGCCAATGCGGTGATTCATAAAGAGTTGGAGCGGTAGTTCAGTTGGTTAGAATACCGGCCTGTCACGCCGGGGGTCGCGGGTTCGAGTCCCGTCCGCTCCGCCAACACAACGAAGCCTCGTCAGAAATGACGGGGCTTTTTGTGTTTGTAAGAAATTATTCCAAGTAATCAACTGGTTGTTGGACTAATTTACTTTAAGTCGAAAGTAAGTGGAGGTTACTGAGGCAAGCTTACGTATGTTCCCTTGAAAGTCGCACATAGAGTGTCATCACAATAAATTTCTACATTAAGCGTCACTCGTTGCTTTCTACCTTCATTCAGCCCTGTTAATTCTTGTTCTTGCCACTTAACTCTCGCTTGTGGTTGTGAGTGAATGGGGGCAAGGTAGCGAATGTCGGCTTTAGCTAATACGATATCACCACTCACATTTTGCAATTTATGATTCAGCCAAAATACTCCCCAACCGGTTAATGTAGCCAATGTTGAGACAGAGCCTGCAAACATAGTTTGATGGCAATTGATATTAGGATCAATTGGCGCAGTTACGATAAATTCTTGGTTTTGATAGCTAATAGGAGTGATTTGCATAGCTTGCGAGATAGGTATCGTGTTATGCCACATCGTTTTCAATTCTTTCAGTAGCGGCGCGGTTGAATTGATTGGCATTATTTTGATTCCAAGATAAAGGTAACCGGTCCGTCATTGGTTAAGCTGACCTGCATATCGGCTCCAAACCGCCCACTTTGTGTTGTTATGCCTTGTTTCTGACAATAATGAATGAAATGTTCATATAAAGTAGTTGCTTGCTCTGGTGTTGCCGCAGATGAAAAACTTGGTCTGCGTCCTCGGCTGGTATCTGCTGCAAGGGTGAACTGTGAGATCACTAACAGCTCACCCTTTATTTGTTCAAGGTTAAGGTTCATTTTTCCTGCTTCATCAGAAAACACTCGATAGTTGATGATCCTTTGGGCTAGTGCTTCTGCAGTAGAAGGAGTGTCTTCTTGTTCTACTCCTAATAAAACAACCAACCCTTGTTGGATTTGACCTATAGTTTGCTGATCTACATCAACCTTCGCTTGGCTGACTCGTTGAATGATGGCTTTCATTTTGTTGTTCTTGTAATTGGTTAAAAAAATCCGGAAGTGACGCTGTTATTAAGGCGCCTAATAATACGATCATCCATGAGATATAAACCCAAACGAATAAGATCGGAATAGTGGCTAGTGTTCCGTATATGGCTTCATAACTTGGAAAGTGAGTGAGATAAAAGGCAAACAGTTTTTTGCCTGCTTCAAATAAGAAAGAAGCGCATGCCGCACCAATAAGCCCATGTTTCCAATGAACGTGCGTATTAGGCACGGTCAGATACAACATAAAAAATGCCGCAAAAGAAAACAGCATAGGTAGGTTGGAAACAAAGAAGGGAGCTACTTGTGGATCATTAAAAAATTTTAATGAGATTAAGTAAGACGTTGCCGCTAAACTGGCTCCAACAAAAATAGGGCCTAATGTTAATACCATCCAATACATTGAGAAAGAAATGGCCCAGCGGCGCTTTTTTTTAATTCGCCAAATTCTATTTAATGTGCGGTCGACGGTTGAGATCAACATCAAGGCAACGACTACAAGAACCATGATACCAATGGTCGTTCCTTTAGAAGCGTTACTGACAAATTTATTGATATTCGACTGAATTACATCGTTCGCTGAGGGCAAAAAGTTGTGGTATATAAACTCTTCTATGAGTTCTCTGACACCTTGAAAAACAGGGAAAATCGATAACATCGACATCATTACTGCTACTAAAGGAACCAGAGAAAGTAAGGTCACATAGGTTAAATGGCCTGCAACGATATTAACGTGATCTTGTTTAAAGCGATTAAACAAGTGAATTAAAAAACTCGTAAACGTTTTTAGAAAAGATAACTGGCGAGGCAATGTTAATAATGGCTTAAACCCATTCATGGTTTAGTTCTCCGAGTCCATGAGAAGTTTTTGTAAACTATCGCATTGAAAAGGCATTAGTGCAATACAGTCTATACTGATGATCAATAAACTTGATTGGGAGTAGTGAATGAAGCAGCGTGATCCTGACTGGGAAGTGGATATTAAACAGCTGGAAGAAGCTTGCCGACTTGCTTTAGTTGAACATAAGACTCTGGCAGAAGCTAAGGGGATGACGCCTCAAGAGCTCGAAGATGTTTATGCCAAAGGTTTAGAGAAATATCACGCTGAAAAGCCAGAAGAAGCACTTGCCGATTTCAGTTATCTTGTGATGCATCAGCCTTATGATCGCCGTTTTCATATGGCATTAGGCTCTACTTTTCATTGGCTAGGCGAATTTAAACATGCGATGAATTTTTATGGTTATGCATTATTAATGGATGCTTGTGATCCCGGTGCGACTTTCCGTATTGCTCAATGCTTTTTAAGTCTAGGTGACGAAGCTTCAGCGATTGATGCTTTGCAAACGGCCATATCTCAAAGCTTTACAAAGCCTGAGCATTACGAAGTGGGTCAACATGCTCGTAAGTTATTAGAAGAAATTAATAAGTAACACTTCTTTATAATCCTCAGGGATGAGCTGTATTATACCTAAAGAGGTTGTATGGCTGCCGTTGGTGGTGTTGAACTTATCCAGATCCCTGTTGATACCTTTGAAGAGGATCCTCGACTACGTCATGGTGCTCCTACATCTTCTCCACTTACTGCCCCTACTATTACGGTTACTCGCCCATCACAGCCAAGCAACATTGAATTAGATGCGGTAGGAACTTATCTTCAAGCACCTTCTGCTGACTTTAATCACCTTCAAGTAACGCTCCCTCCTTTAAGACGGCATATGGTGCTCGAAAAAGTCAGTGAGCAGTCTAAAAGAAATGCAGAGCGGGCAGAGGAAAGTAATCGTCAAGCGATGCAAACCGGAATTGAAATTGCCAAGAAAAATTTCTTTATAAAGTTAATTGCTACATGTGTCAGTTTAGTGGTTCTTGGCATTGCTATTGGAGCTGTTGTTGGAACTTTGGGCGCAGCAGCTCCGATGGCAATCCCCTTTATTGCCGTAATGGGCGTAGTTACTGCTATTGCCATTGCGGATATGTTTTGTGCTTTAGCCGACTGGCAATTAAAAAGTCATGGCTATTCTGGGTTGGCATGCGGCACTTGTTCGATAGCCAATGGTATATGGGGGATATTTTATCTTTGTGGCTGGCGAAATGAAAAGAGCATTGCTACTGCTAAGGTTATTGCCATTGTCATTAAAATTCTAATCACTATCGGGACTCTTTGGGCGGCTGAAG is a window encoding:
- a CDS encoding thioesterase domain-containing protein; this encodes MPINSTAPLLKELKTMWHNTIPISQAMQITPISYQNQEFIVTAPIDPNINCHQTMFAGSVSTLATLTGWGVFWLNHKLQNVSGDIVLAKADIRYLAPIHSQPQARVKWQEQELTGLNEGRKQRVTLNVEIYCDDTLCATFKGTYVSLPQ
- the dtd gene encoding D-aminoacyl-tRNA deacylase, yielding MKAIIQRVSQAKVDVDQQTIGQIQQGLVVLLGVEQEDTPSTAEALAQRIINYRVFSDEAGKMNLNLEQIKGELLVISQFTLAADTSRGRRPSFSSAATPEQATTLYEHFIHYCQKQGITTQSGRFGADMQVSLTNDGPVTFILESK
- a CDS encoding virulence factor BrkB family protein, with amino-acid sequence MNGFKPLLTLPRQLSFLKTFTSFLIHLFNRFKQDHVNIVAGHLTYVTLLSLVPLVAVMMSMLSIFPVFQGVRELIEEFIYHNFLPSANDVIQSNINKFVSNASKGTTIGIMVLVVVALMLISTVDRTLNRIWRIKKKRRWAISFSMYWMVLTLGPIFVGASLAATSYLISLKFFNDPQVAPFFVSNLPMLFSFAAFFMLYLTVPNTHVHWKHGLIGAACASFLFEAGKKLFAFYLTHFPSYEAIYGTLATIPILFVWVYISWMIVLLGALITASLPDFFNQLQEQQNESHHSTSQPSEG
- a CDS encoding CesD/SycD/LcrH family type III secretion system chaperone; translated protein: MKQRDPDWEVDIKQLEEACRLALVEHKTLAEAKGMTPQELEDVYAKGLEKYHAEKPEEALADFSYLVMHQPYDRRFHMALGSTFHWLGEFKHAMNFYGYALLMDACDPGATFRIAQCFLSLGDEASAIDALQTAISQSFTKPEHYEVGQHARKLLEEINK